The Oceanispirochaeta sp. M1 genome includes a region encoding these proteins:
- a CDS encoding EscU/YscU/HrcU family type III secretion system export apparatus switch protein, whose product MGIRKSIALKWDREKDDAPRLIAAGKGPLADRIVSLALEAGIPVQQNGMLTEALIDTATGSEIPPELYQLAAEVYIFLMKLEKSEAGNP is encoded by the coding sequence ATGGGGATAAGGAAATCCATTGCCTTGAAGTGGGACCGGGAAAAAGATGATGCTCCCAGACTCATCGCGGCCGGTAAAGGGCCCCTTGCTGACAGGATTGTCTCCCTTGCATTGGAGGCTGGAATCCCTGTTCAGCAAAATGGAATGCTGACAGAGGCTCTGATTGATACCGCAACGGGCAGTGAAATCCCCCCTGAACTGTATCAGCTGGCTGCTGAAGTTTATATTTTTCTAATGAAGCTTGAGAAGTCAGAGGCAGGAAATCCGTGA
- a CDS encoding flagellar hook-length control protein FliK: protein MKIDSSSGKAEISALTDRQNLKASVSGKAGINSAAETAVFKESELLSRSIESLLKMLKPSDTIHEVLRSLLKMIPRLPAGGEGLPANTDDSRLLFKVLVEFRESRGNLLPERIMQELKFTEKLLEKNQLKESETLILFHEEKTLGRPALRVDENKCDPPGEEDQKQLSLQIDLENLGSVSILLRRKGEKLSCLIQTTSKESRNKIRKAHSVLLEQVKERGLRLDDLSIRSRVASSEDKNINYNPDQEKKGLDLWG from the coding sequence ATGAAAATTGATTCATCATCAGGAAAGGCGGAGATTTCCGCACTGACCGACAGACAGAATCTCAAAGCTTCTGTTTCAGGAAAAGCAGGTATCAACTCTGCTGCTGAAACAGCGGTGTTCAAGGAGAGTGAACTCCTTTCACGCAGCATTGAATCCCTTCTGAAAATGCTGAAACCCTCAGATACAATTCATGAAGTATTGAGATCCCTATTGAAGATGATTCCCCGACTTCCTGCAGGGGGAGAGGGGCTTCCAGCGAATACTGACGATTCCAGGCTTCTCTTTAAAGTTCTTGTAGAGTTCAGAGAATCCAGAGGGAATCTGCTGCCCGAAAGAATCATGCAGGAGCTGAAATTTACCGAAAAACTCCTTGAAAAAAACCAGCTAAAGGAGTCTGAAACTCTAATTCTGTTTCATGAGGAGAAAACTCTTGGACGACCGGCCCTTAGAGTTGATGAGAACAAATGTGATCCACCTGGAGAAGAGGATCAGAAACAGTTGAGTCTTCAGATTGACCTTGAGAATCTAGGATCAGTTTCTATTCTTTTAAGACGGAAAGGAGAGAAACTGAGCTGTCTGATCCAGACCACCAGTAAAGAGAGTCGGAATAAGATAAGAAAAGCTCATTCTGTACTGTTAGAACAAGTAAAAGAGAGAGGTTTACGCCTTGATGATCTAAGTATCCGGAGCAGGGTTGCCTCTTCAGAGGATAAGAACATTAATTATAATCCGGATCAGGAGAAAAAGGGGCTGGATTTATGGGGATAA
- a CDS encoding C-GCAxxG-C-C family (seleno)protein, with protein MLKNYIEKGFGLKEDLSCSETILYGANLVWNLEMDKNTLKMAAGFSAGFYNGNICGALSAGAMVLSRIYIRDRAHESPRNGELIKKLIDEFNELMGSEMCTPLRENHRTEEEGCRPVIIAAAGVLDSIIEREGYPEGE; from the coding sequence ATGCTCAAAAACTATATAGAGAAAGGTTTTGGTCTCAAAGAAGATCTAAGTTGTTCTGAAACCATATTATACGGGGCCAACCTGGTATGGAACCTGGAAATGGATAAAAATACCCTGAAAATGGCTGCAGGATTCTCTGCCGGTTTTTACAATGGTAATATCTGTGGAGCATTGTCAGCAGGAGCCATGGTCTTAAGCCGGATCTATATCAGAGACAGAGCTCATGAATCTCCCCGAAATGGAGAACTGATAAAAAAACTGATTGATGAATTCAACGAACTGATGGGCAGTGAGATGTGCACACCCCTCAGGGAGAATCACCGGACAGAGGAAGAAGGGTGCAGACCAGTTATTATTGCTGCTGCAGGAGTTCTTGACAGTATAATTGAGCGGGAAGGTTATCCCGAAGGAGAATAA
- a CDS encoding alpha-galactosidase, translating into MASTLKLDKSQIHLRISFSSEGKKQSRIKGRWPGSGQPSSYTFPQGTLKMSSAKDIFSAVFKAEEEIYLREIEMTIKVQNRQRGQIYFNGCFPGSPGISISDGQYVIRMKRNRKMRQYIRFINTGSSLKIIWEFNCMVPESGSLPMDPVLLTQTSGGLQPGPSKIEHRIPAGIAETMWIAPQEAQRGIRVKDLEDNLSWMEQERLFFNIIRLEKIHNKAGDWDNLHTDYRGKIGFINRRIEHNGMVPALGFEPFYAEIDSELVRLHPEWLVGDMKGDALIFTLNRQRKIYILDFTQNEVKEYLEECINIFRRQWGFKSFHLQGLSALLVPGYHSDNSIESGKILYSALEFFRSILGKDCFITAEDIPLITEVNQIDMICIPARLTTKRKSRTEITNALFRKMEISSLSNYPWILNSGNYPLPEDDSSFHKQAGESFRQMLLIGGGILSLSMSLPSITEKQKEELTRLIPSFKKFSRGELKQLVCPRKKETSTIYNSSGYLGVFNLSSKKQQVILNMESLKQEIYNKTGDSPIQEGRTGMKTGELELILPPLGSRIFKF; encoded by the coding sequence GTGGCTTCGACTCTTAAACTGGACAAGAGCCAGATTCATCTCAGAATATCTTTTAGTTCAGAAGGAAAAAAGCAGAGCAGAATAAAAGGCCGCTGGCCCGGATCAGGTCAGCCCAGCAGCTATACATTTCCCCAGGGAACATTGAAGATGTCTTCTGCTAAGGATATCTTTTCAGCTGTATTTAAAGCCGAAGAAGAAATATACCTTCGTGAAATTGAAATGACAATTAAGGTTCAAAATCGTCAGAGAGGACAGATCTATTTCAATGGTTGTTTCCCCGGCAGCCCCGGAATTAGTATATCAGACGGACAGTATGTCATCCGTATGAAACGGAACAGGAAAATGAGGCAATATATACGCTTCATCAATACAGGTTCTTCATTAAAAATTATCTGGGAATTCAATTGTATGGTCCCGGAATCGGGATCTCTACCCATGGACCCCGTACTACTGACACAGACAAGCGGGGGTCTCCAGCCCGGCCCGAGTAAAATTGAACACCGTATACCCGCGGGAATAGCCGAGACGATGTGGATTGCCCCTCAGGAAGCCCAGCGTGGAATCCGTGTAAAGGATCTTGAAGACAATCTCAGCTGGATGGAACAGGAGAGACTCTTCTTCAATATAATCCGTCTTGAAAAAATTCATAACAAGGCTGGTGACTGGGATAATCTGCATACAGATTACAGAGGTAAAATCGGATTTATCAATAGAAGAATTGAACACAACGGCATGGTCCCGGCTCTCGGTTTCGAGCCCTTCTATGCAGAAATTGATTCCGAACTGGTACGCCTTCACCCCGAATGGCTGGTGGGAGATATGAAAGGCGATGCCCTAATATTTACACTTAACCGACAAAGAAAAATTTATATCCTGGATTTTACTCAGAATGAAGTAAAGGAGTATCTGGAAGAGTGCATAAATATTTTCAGAAGACAATGGGGGTTCAAGTCATTCCATCTCCAGGGATTGTCGGCACTTCTTGTTCCGGGCTATCACTCAGACAACAGCATTGAAAGCGGAAAGATTCTCTATTCAGCTCTGGAGTTTTTCAGATCTATTCTGGGAAAAGACTGTTTCATAACTGCAGAAGATATACCACTGATAACTGAGGTTAATCAAATAGATATGATCTGTATTCCTGCCAGGCTTACTACAAAAAGAAAATCCAGAACGGAAATTACCAATGCCCTGTTCAGGAAAATGGAGATAAGTTCTCTTTCAAATTATCCATGGATTCTTAATAGTGGAAACTATCCCCTTCCTGAAGACGATAGCAGTTTTCACAAACAGGCTGGAGAATCCTTCAGACAGATGCTGCTCATCGGGGGAGGGATACTTTCACTCAGCATGAGTCTTCCTTCAATAACAGAGAAACAAAAAGAGGAGCTGACCCGATTGATTCCTTCATTTAAAAAATTCAGCCGGGGTGAATTGAAGCAGCTGGTTTGTCCCAGAAAAAAAGAGACCTCTACTATCTACAACAGCTCCGGATATCTTGGAGTATTCAATCTTTCCTCTAAAAAACAGCAAGTCATTCTGAATATGGAGAGCCTAAAGCAGGAAATATACAATAAGACCGGTGATTCTCCCATTCAGGAAGGAAGAACCGGAATGAAAACTGGAGAGCTTGAACTGATACTCCCCCCACTGGGTTCAAGGATTTTTAAATTTTGA
- a CDS encoding Hsp70 family protein, translating into MKKIGAGLDFGNSNTTLALYDGEKIEYLKIDTALKKGAVMPSALYIHKNREFETGSKALLRYLEENTNRKIRLTEVEVGTIEVHMGEMDRDYFVERDRSFTARLHARIDKDLPGRLFRGLKMYLGEGEEKRFKIFHKQFRLEALLNMMLRPVREHWEERGYNLKSIHVGRPVRYQGSDDRKASRAVERMSNALDLARYPKAQFLEEPVAAAWSYLNDNRLKESETLLVFDFGGGTLDLALLKKDKSRGFQVLGCEGMTRAGDWIDQELYKRIIFPELGEGSEIPFRKDDGSLSSYPFPFSEYEELLLNWQSTYLLKQSRYLEGLNKALLTGGDVAVKADRLNRLIRCNGSFTLLKLIEQAKKELSEKEKTALVYPEINLEILLTREDLKKVIVPFLEEIPILIENLLSKNGLDTVDRVVSTGGSSLIPDIRQILENRFPHAVEEWDPFRSIAAGLAMADYHS; encoded by the coding sequence ATGAAAAAAATAGGGGCCGGCCTGGATTTCGGTAATTCCAATACAACTCTGGCATTGTATGATGGTGAAAAAATCGAATATCTCAAGATTGATACAGCTTTGAAGAAGGGGGCCGTTATGCCCTCGGCTCTATACATACATAAGAACCGTGAGTTTGAGACCGGAAGCAAAGCTCTGCTGCGTTATCTGGAAGAAAACACAAATAGAAAGATACGACTCACTGAAGTTGAAGTAGGAACTATAGAAGTTCATATGGGTGAGATGGACCGTGACTACTTTGTTGAGAGAGACAGGAGTTTTACAGCTCGTCTCCATGCCCGTATAGACAAAGATCTGCCCGGGCGTCTTTTTCGGGGACTCAAGATGTACCTGGGAGAAGGTGAAGAGAAGCGTTTTAAGATCTTTCATAAACAGTTCAGACTGGAAGCCCTTTTGAATATGATGCTTCGCCCTGTCCGGGAGCATTGGGAGGAACGGGGATATAATCTTAAATCCATCCATGTGGGTCGCCCTGTGCGTTATCAGGGCAGCGATGACCGGAAAGCTTCCCGGGCAGTTGAAAGAATGAGCAATGCCCTTGACCTGGCTCGATACCCGAAGGCCCAATTCCTGGAGGAGCCGGTGGCGGCCGCCTGGAGTTATCTGAATGACAACAGATTGAAAGAATCAGAGACTCTTCTTGTTTTCGATTTTGGCGGAGGAACTCTGGACCTGGCTTTGCTGAAGAAAGATAAGTCCAGAGGTTTCCAGGTTCTCGGTTGTGAAGGTATGACCAGAGCGGGAGACTGGATTGATCAGGAACTCTACAAACGCATTATTTTTCCCGAACTGGGTGAGGGTTCGGAAATTCCCTTCAGGAAGGATGATGGATCTCTCTCATCCTACCCCTTTCCCTTTTCAGAATATGAAGAACTATTGCTCAATTGGCAGAGTACATATCTTCTTAAACAGTCCCGTTATCTTGAAGGTCTGAACAAGGCATTACTCACAGGAGGTGATGTTGCTGTGAAGGCCGACAGACTGAATCGGCTTATTCGTTGTAATGGAAGCTTTACATTGCTGAAACTGATAGAGCAGGCTAAAAAAGAATTGAGTGAGAAAGAGAAGACAGCTTTGGTTTATCCGGAAATAAACCTTGAAATCTTACTGACACGTGAGGATCTTAAAAAAGTAATAGTTCCATTCCTTGAGGAAATTCCGATTCTTATTGAAAACCTGCTGAGCAAAAACGGTCTGGATACTGTAGACCGTGTGGTTTCTACAGGCGGGTCATCCCTGATTCCCGATATCCGCCAGATTCTGGAGAACCGTTTTCCACATGCAGTTGAGGAGTGGGATCCCTTCAGAAGTATTGCCGCCGGTCTGGCCATGGCGGACTACCATTCCTGA
- a CDS encoding long-chain fatty acid--CoA ligase: MEEKGWSWLDQYRETHIQGEWPTIPEMFKLAQHRFPDKVCFRAFSPIEVEYTYTEAINIIKKTAAYLVDQGIKKGDRVAMTGKNSPAWAMAYLSVVEIGAVIVPLDYQMEKDTISRILDFVEAPILFVDKERYDELGNAKGIKEKISLSPHKDNYILDLPESSTQLPEGPKEDDMAAVLFTSGTTGKEKGVMLSHKNFSSDAFQANKPFLNVVPEDILYALLPLHHSYCMTAVFLESLSIGCELVFAGGLSVTQMMNDLKKGKITVIMGIPLLYNKILKGMMKQVRAKGVVSHVLIGILMRISGFVKRVFDINIGKKIFGNILLKKANLYTIKYMICGGGPLATETFRRYQELGLDFVQGYGMTETAPISTLNPAHAFRLKSVGKVFPLVDMKILNPDNDGIGEIIMKGPICCKGYYKNEEATKELFTEDGYLKTGDLGYLDKDNYLYLTGRAKSLIVTEGGKNVFPEEIEDHFQLYQQIDQILIVSYLANAETRGEGIEALIYPNKEHYDSLSIGNDEKIKEDMMNAVKEVNRELLAYKRISKLRILDEPMEMTTTKKIKRPKVIAYLKEKEDTGFLL, encoded by the coding sequence ATGGAAGAAAAAGGATGGTCCTGGCTGGATCAATATAGAGAGACTCATATCCAAGGCGAATGGCCCACCATCCCCGAAATGTTCAAGCTTGCCCAACACAGATTTCCGGACAAAGTATGTTTTCGGGCCTTCTCTCCTATTGAAGTAGAATACACATACACTGAAGCCATAAATATTATAAAGAAGACTGCTGCCTACCTTGTTGATCAAGGGATAAAAAAAGGTGACCGGGTAGCAATGACCGGAAAGAACTCACCTGCATGGGCCATGGCCTACCTTTCAGTTGTTGAGATAGGTGCTGTTATTGTCCCTCTGGATTATCAGATGGAAAAAGATACGATTAGCAGGATTCTCGATTTTGTTGAAGCTCCAATCCTCTTTGTTGATAAAGAACGCTACGATGAGCTTGGAAATGCAAAGGGTATAAAAGAGAAAATCTCACTCTCACCTCATAAAGACAACTATATTCTTGACCTTCCTGAATCTTCTACACAGCTTCCCGAGGGACCGAAAGAAGATGATATGGCAGCAGTTCTTTTCACATCCGGTACTACCGGTAAAGAAAAGGGTGTAATGCTTAGTCACAAGAACTTCTCATCCGATGCCTTTCAGGCAAACAAACCTTTTCTCAATGTTGTGCCCGAAGATATTCTCTATGCCCTTTTGCCTCTGCACCACAGCTATTGTATGACAGCCGTATTCCTTGAGTCATTGTCCATCGGCTGTGAGCTTGTGTTTGCCGGAGGCCTCTCTGTTACACAGATGATGAATGACCTCAAGAAAGGGAAGATTACCGTAATTATGGGTATACCCCTCCTCTACAATAAGATCCTCAAAGGGATGATGAAGCAGGTTCGTGCCAAAGGTGTGGTGAGTCATGTTCTCATAGGAATACTGATGAGAATCAGCGGTTTCGTTAAGAGAGTCTTCGATATAAATATTGGAAAGAAGATTTTCGGAAATATTCTCCTGAAGAAAGCCAATCTCTACACCATCAAATATATGATCTGCGGCGGCGGCCCTCTGGCTACCGAAACATTTAGACGCTACCAGGAACTGGGTCTGGATTTTGTACAGGGATACGGAATGACAGAGACCGCTCCGATTTCCACATTGAACCCTGCACATGCTTTCAGACTGAAATCTGTAGGTAAGGTCTTTCCCCTTGTGGACATGAAGATTCTGAACCCCGACAACGATGGAATCGGCGAGATCATTATGAAGGGTCCCATATGCTGCAAAGGATACTATAAGAATGAAGAAGCCACAAAAGAGCTCTTCACTGAAGACGGTTACCTTAAAACAGGAGACCTGGGATACCTGGACAAAGATAACTACCTCTATCTGACAGGAAGAGCAAAATCCCTGATAGTCACCGAAGGTGGAAAGAATGTCTTCCCCGAAGAGATTGAAGATCACTTCCAGCTTTATCAGCAGATCGATCAGATTCTTATCGTGAGTTACCTGGCCAATGCAGAGACAAGGGGAGAGGGAATTGAGGCTCTTATCTATCCAAACAAGGAGCACTATGACTCGTTGAGTATCGGCAATGATGAAAAGATCAAAGAAGATATGATGAATGCTGTAAAAGAGGTTAACCGTGAGCTGCTGGCTTACAAGAGGATCTCGAAGCTTCGTATTCTCGACGAACCCATGGAGATGACAACTACCAAAAAAATTAAGAGACCCAAGGTTATTGCCTATCTGAAAGAGAAGGAAGATACAGGGTTTCTTCTCTGA
- a CDS encoding phosphodiester glycosidase family protein codes for MKYHKSRVHLFLISVLTVLLLSCTSTSPVLEKGVSLLPPLTDPVWIGSGTPGMKVLAEMDQNNPVGGAALALDTSLLEFVISTPDPTGKGETRSAKTSEFALQADVHIALNASPFSAVDVLNRSNRPMDIVGVQINDGRTVSQPEPSYDALYVLKDGQILLGSQRSVPEGTWTALGGFHLLLEEDVNLGGNDIRHPRTAVGLSEDGKTFYLAVFDGRQTERAGLTTEETACWMSWLGCSTALNMDGGGSSAIVIKKNGTVRILNSPIHRGKPGLERAVANHLGILIRTP; via the coding sequence ATGAAGTATCATAAATCCAGGGTACATCTCTTTCTCATTTCTGTACTGACAGTCTTGCTGCTGTCCTGTACAAGCACTTCTCCAGTTCTGGAGAAGGGTGTTTCTCTGCTCCCACCGTTAACAGATCCTGTCTGGATAGGATCTGGTACTCCCGGAATGAAAGTCCTTGCAGAAATGGATCAGAACAATCCTGTGGGAGGTGCAGCCCTGGCACTGGATACGTCTTTGCTGGAGTTTGTTATCAGCACTCCGGATCCCACGGGAAAAGGGGAGACCCGCTCTGCAAAAACATCGGAGTTTGCACTACAGGCCGATGTTCATATTGCTCTCAATGCTTCACCCTTCTCAGCTGTAGATGTATTAAACAGATCAAACAGACCCATGGATATAGTGGGTGTACAGATCAATGACGGGCGCACTGTGTCACAGCCAGAACCTTCTTATGATGCCTTATATGTATTGAAGGATGGACAGATTCTTCTGGGATCCCAGCGCTCCGTTCCCGAAGGGACATGGACAGCATTGGGGGGATTTCATCTTCTTCTGGAAGAGGATGTGAATCTCGGAGGGAATGATATACGTCATCCCAGAACAGCCGTTGGTCTCAGTGAAGACGGCAAGACTTTTTATCTCGCGGTATTTGACGGGAGACAGACTGAACGAGCCGGACTGACTACAGAAGAGACTGCCTGCTGGATGAGCTGGCTTGGCTGCAGTACGGCTTTGAACATGGATGGCGGGGGCTCCAGCGCAATTGTTATAAAAAAAAACGGGACTGTCCGTATTCTGAACAGCCCCATTCATAGAGGTAAGCCGGGCCTCGAAAGGGCCGTGGCCAATCATCTGGGGATCCTTATCAGAACTCCCTGA
- a CDS encoding 1-acyl-sn-glycerol-3-phosphate acyltransferase, which yields MVFLFFPAALIWLVTLPFDRNKKVLHIFSCFWGSLYTWFNPFIRVKIVGKEKLKKGQSYVYCPNHSSMMDIVILYRLFRHFKWVAKKELMRVPFLGWNMFLNGYLGIDRKSPSSQIRMMKDAEMLLNQGSSIMIFPEGTRTKDGRLGKFRDGAFLLSQKSNAPVVPIAIEGSRDVFSDGTIRYHRVYPMTITILEPVMPEEGENAKALGRLTRERIAEKLGQIDVRADEVS from the coding sequence ATGGTTTTTTTGTTTTTTCCGGCAGCTCTTATCTGGCTGGTAACTCTGCCTTTTGACAGAAATAAAAAGGTTCTACATATTTTTTCCTGTTTCTGGGGTTCCCTGTATACCTGGTTCAACCCTTTTATAAGGGTAAAAATTGTAGGGAAGGAAAAACTGAAAAAGGGGCAATCCTATGTGTATTGTCCCAATCACAGCTCCATGATGGATATTGTAATACTTTACCGCCTTTTCAGGCATTTTAAATGGGTTGCCAAGAAGGAACTTATGAGGGTCCCTTTTCTGGGCTGGAATATGTTCTTAAACGGGTACCTCGGCATTGACCGGAAGAGTCCGTCCTCACAGATCAGGATGATGAAGGATGCGGAAATGCTTCTTAATCAGGGCAGCTCTATAATGATATTCCCTGAAGGAACACGTACTAAAGACGGTCGCCTGGGAAAATTCAGAGACGGAGCCTTTCTTCTTTCTCAGAAGAGCAATGCTCCGGTTGTTCCCATTGCCATAGAGGGTTCCCGGGATGTTTTCTCTGATGGCACGATCCGCTACCATCGTGTATATCCAATGACCATTACAATTCTTGAACCCGTTATGCCGGAAGAAGGGGAGAATGCAAAGGCTCTCGGTCGTTTGACCAGGGAGAGGATTGCGGAGAAACTCGGTCAGATCGATGTTCGGGCTGATGAAGTATCATAA
- a CDS encoding MFS transporter produces the protein MFIFGVSVGLYGGVLNNFLADILNIDRFGRGVVEFLRELPGLLLFLMLALLYRIPENRIVRISFFIALLGMAGLAFATEARWMAVTLIVLWSTGEHLMMPVRQSISIHSAIPGKEGVAMGLTRSAGNIGSVIGFYMVSLIFMGFGHFEELMTYRVVFGLGALFTLAGLLFTLRLGQSEGHVKRPRMMLLPKYRKYYILEMFFGARKQVFMTFAPYVLILNYGASTQLIATLYGIFSLANIFMNPVMGKLVDTIGHKAVLILDSFLLILLCFLYGFAHHLFPGEWAFRVICVVFVLDAMLFSAGIARAVYVRTLSDNQEELTGTLSTGISVNHLISVVIALLGGLLWERLGMEILFSAAALFGIASLFYTMTLPGRKKILEPV, from the coding sequence ATGTTTATATTCGGAGTTTCCGTCGGATTATACGGAGGAGTTCTGAACAACTTCCTTGCTGATATATTAAATATAGATCGTTTCGGTAGAGGTGTCGTAGAGTTCCTTCGAGAGCTTCCCGGCCTTCTTCTTTTTCTGATGCTGGCTCTTCTTTATAGAATACCTGAAAACAGAATCGTTCGAATCTCTTTCTTTATTGCCCTTCTTGGTATGGCAGGACTTGCTTTTGCAACGGAAGCCCGGTGGATGGCCGTTACACTTATTGTTCTCTGGAGTACAGGAGAACATCTTATGATGCCTGTCCGTCAGTCTATCAGTATTCACTCGGCTATTCCCGGAAAAGAGGGTGTGGCCATGGGGCTCACCAGAAGTGCCGGCAATATAGGATCTGTTATAGGGTTCTACATGGTCTCCCTGATTTTTATGGGATTTGGACATTTTGAAGAACTTATGACCTACCGGGTTGTTTTTGGACTTGGTGCCCTTTTTACATTAGCGGGTCTTCTTTTTACTTTACGACTGGGACAGTCAGAAGGACATGTAAAACGTCCGCGTATGATGCTGCTTCCCAAATACAGGAAGTACTATATTCTGGAGATGTTTTTCGGTGCAAGAAAACAGGTTTTCATGACCTTTGCTCCCTATGTTCTGATTTTGAATTACGGCGCAAGCACACAGCTTATTGCCACACTCTACGGTATCTTCTCTCTGGCAAATATCTTTATGAATCCTGTAATGGGGAAGCTGGTGGATACCATCGGTCATAAGGCTGTGCTGATTCTGGACTCTTTCCTTTTGATTCTGCTCTGTTTTCTCTATGGCTTTGCCCACCATCTGTTTCCCGGAGAGTGGGCTTTTCGAGTTATTTGTGTCGTTTTTGTTCTCGATGCCATGCTCTTCTCAGCAGGAATTGCCAGAGCAGTATACGTCAGGACATTAAGTGACAACCAGGAAGAGCTTACAGGAACTCTCTCAACGGGTATTTCCGTTAACCATCTGATCTCTGTAGTTATCGCCCTGCTGGGAGGACTCCTGTGGGAGCGTCTCGGAATGGAAATACTATTCTCTGCTGCAGCATTATTCGGAATAGCCAGTCTCTTCTATACAATGACTCTGCCCGGTAGAAAAAAGATACTTGAACCTGTATAA